In Zingiber officinale cultivar Zhangliang chromosome 1A, Zo_v1.1, whole genome shotgun sequence, the DNA window TAAGTTTAGGCCTTCATTCCctaaatagggggagaatgtgcatCGCCCTATGGCAAAAAGGGAAGGATGAAGGGAATCCTcgttcatatattggcatgaaagaAGTTAAAGTTATGGGATTATCCTAACTCAAAAGTGGTATTGtcagtggtattgtcaaacatcaaaaagggagagattattggtgcaatattccctaggtcaaggttgacctggttgactgagcttgaattggttcaagctcgagtcttgatgtttgggtttcaatgtttgacaatacatggagacaagacatggagattgcaggtgcaattgttcatgtggtgagattgtgaaggagagtcaagtaggtcaaagttgactggatacttgactggaaaattctggtgagtgaagccaggtgaaagtcctaactgggaggttaggcagactagaaagtcctggtgagtgaagccaggcaaatgagaaatcctagtgagtgaagctaggtgaaagtcctggtgagtgaagccaagcagaaggaaaatcctagtgagtgaagctaggtgaaagtcccggtgagtgaagccaggcagctggaaaatcctggtgagtgaagccaggtgaaagtcctagtaagtgaagctaggcagatggaaagtcctggtgagtgaagtcaggcacgagaaatccaggtggatcaaggttgatcggacacctggtgaagataagtccaagttggtcaaggatgaccggacacttggcacgaggagaaaagcccaagtaggtcaaaggaattgaccggatacttggcacgggaaattcaggtggatcaaagttgatcggacacctggtgaagaaaagtccaagtaggttaaagggattgaccggatacttggcacgaggaaatccagatgggtaaaagttgaccaaacatctggtggaagttcaagtaggtcaaagggattgaccggacgcttggtaagggagtcctagaaggtcaagggtgaccaaatgctaggcatgatgtaccaacaggtcatggttgatctgatgttggtttgagggacatttggacttgatttggcaagtcttacatgggctggatcgatcaaccgatcgattggctcatgcccaatcgatcagtcgaccgattgggcgagtcttcgtgacaagcctcctcccaatcgatcagtggatcgattgggagaagtgtgCGATCGCACAAAATAGGTCTGGATAGATCGGCCTATCGATCCAGAGCCCCTAATTAGGAGGCGCGATTTCGCGCGATGggatctggatcgattgaccgatcgatccaagcgattcccagagcacagaggcgctctggatcgatcagtcgatcgatccaaagcctccccaatcgattgggagcaatccgatcaattgggatccgaccgttggcgctggataaagaccTTAGCGTGTGATTTCGTCGACAGAACTTACGGCcttcttctccagcgagcacagatcttcacagagcttctccacagagttatcaccgccaattcttgaagttcttggaggttcttccaagtcaagaggcggatctacagcaagaagaagaaatatagggttagagttttcttgtgctaacttgtaagcttttagcttgtattttgttccctttccctttcttcttgtagtgtgaacttgtagggcttctccgcctttggtagttaccataaaggagtgttttattagtggagagtgcgtgagtgtgtggatccttggattagtcacctcttgtgaggtggataccaagtaaatccttttgttaGCATTATATGTTTTgcttcttgtatttccgctgcatatctttgaagaaacaagcaacgtcaagcacgaggatcgtgccgagctattcacccccccccctctagctacataatcggtcccaacaggttgatcataccaaaactaCCACAGAGTACTTACAagagctactccttaaagacatgactTAGATTGTTTTTACAATGAAACAATTGAAGGTTGGAAGCCTTCATTGTTATGAatgcttaaggttgagcatgGGAGATAATGGAAGATGAAAAATCTTCATTGTCATGAATGATTAAttctcaagggtgagcattggagcaCGATGAAGGGTGTGGGACCTCCATTCACTAcaataaaaatgttaaaagacaacacccctacgacaacggttttaagagaaagtgttacgtatttgctcaaagacaacagtttttgtcgaaaccgttgtctttgaactccccattaaatataaaagacaacggttttgggaaaactgttgtcattgagcgatttctttttgaatcaacaacactttttacaacgattttctaaaatcgttgtctttaagcacttttttaggggctacaacaacagttttaataaaacCATTATCTTTGGCTTTATTCGTTTCGTTATTTCCCCACgcagttttgctttccctctctccaaaaatattttcacgCCGTGTTTTCCCCTTAGCGTTCCTGaaccctaagccatttttctttcctctcctcgacTATCTCTTCACGCCATGACACCAAATGGAGCGCTTGCGCGAGATTTGCAAGTGCCTCAAAACCCTAGTCGACTTCCTCCTCTGCCATTGCGACAGCCTTCCGAAGCACAACCCCAAGCCATGGGATCCTCCCTTTGACCTGTCGCAGCCGAAGCTCGATCCGCCTCTCACCGTCGCCGTCACTATCTTCCTCTTCGTTGTTACTGCTCTCTCATCTCACTACCACCATGGTGAGTTATTCGTCAGTTTGTTCCTATGTAGGAAGGGCGGAGATCGAGGCGTCGAACAACTAACCGCGTTTTCTGCCAAAGTTTCTAGGTTTTGGTGGATCTAAATATGAAGAATGTTCAGCTATTGTAGATCGGTTCCGGAGGATTGGGGCGAACCCGAGGAGTTCTACCCTATCATGCCAGATTGCCGCGATGAGGTTCTTACTTCTCGTTTCAAGCCCACTATTAGTTTCTCTTCTCCCTCGATTTTTTTCCTCCTGTATTTTGCATCATTTATTTAGGTGAAAACAAGAGAAGGAAAGAAATTAAATCAAATGATTGATTTCTCTTGTTTAGTCGGAAGATAactgagaagaagaggaagaatgcAATTCCATTCCTTAACCACTTCCTTCCATCCTGCTGTTTAGGTGAAACAAACAACGATTGTATGATGAAGTTTTTTTAGCCCTTCATTCTTTCCTTCTTTAGCATGCAACAAAACAGGGAGCCCCATGTCGAGCACATCAAAATGCGTGTTTAATTGCGTTAGTGTACTATTTTAAAGGATCTAGGTCTTCAAGATGAACATTCTAATGCATGTGTCATCTTTCTTTGAATGTTTATGCTTTTCATCAAGTGTTAAAGGTTGTTCTTTTATCAATTCAGCCCGAAAAAACGGTTAGTGGAGGACGGTGGCATTCTTCGTTCTCAGAAGAGGGACATTTGGACATTGTAAGAGTTCTTAGGAGGATACAAAGAGGGGTGAGTGATTTGTTGCACATATTACTGTTAGTGAACATTAGCgtaatttattttatatcattGTGTTAGGGAGTTCATCCGACAATAAAAGGAGAAGCTTAGGAGTTTCTACTTGGTTGTTATGACCCCAAAAGTACCTTCGACGAGCGCACGTAATTAAGAGAGAGTCGAAGGTAACAATACTACCAAATATTCCCATTTTGTTTATCTTCTCAAAGCCAATATGAAagcatttttttaatcaaaagttATGTTCTAAGTGATGCAACAACCATTTCAGTATAGTAAACTTATTATTTATCAGTTCAGTTGACTTTTAATTGAtacattatatttatatttagaaataattaaacTAGCGGGTGACAAAATTAAATACTATAAGATTAAATCTCAACATACTATGAACTGTGCCAAATTGTGCCAAAACAAAACCTTAACTTCTTGGAAGAGGAAGTTACAAAGAGTCTATTATAttcaatgttttatttttcaatttggtGTCTACAAGGGAGGAAGAAATGCAGGGAGGATGCAGGGGAGGAAGAAATTCATGAGGATGCAGGGAGGAAGAAATTCATGAGGCACTTCCAGAGTACTGGATAATATAATTATCTTGGTAGCCACACAAAACAGCTCCTTTAAAGATAGGAAGGGAGCTCAAATAAAAGACCTGTCCAGACAAGCATTCAGAAAAATCGATGGTGAAGCACCGGCTAGCTACTACATAGACaagaaggaactttgggaaattCAACAACTTAGTCATATTTTGTAGTTCAGCCGTACAATTTTAGTCTAGTGCAAGGCCTTGGTCTTGACTTCACATATGGTATTGCTATATGTTCTTGTGCTTTACAACTTTGGGTTGGGAGGTTCCTGATTTCGAATAGAAAGGCTAATGGTGGAGAAATTATTACAGCTTTGTTTGCTGTAATTTTGAGTAGCCTGTAAGTAAGCTTTGTTATGAAATCTACATTTATCTCCAGTAtatattttcattttctctctAGGATATCTTTTGTTCTCATTAAGTCTGTCATTTTCAGGGGACTTAATCAAGCGGCTATCAATTTCTATTCATTTGAGCAAGGGAGAATTGCTGCTTACAAACTTTTTGAGATGATAAGCTGTTcaaattcttctcttaatcaggATGGAAGTACCTTAGCTACAATGCAAGGAAATATTGAGTTCAGGAATGTTTACTTCAGCTATCTTTCACGTCCAGAAATTCTCATACTGAGTGGCTTTTACCAAAATGTACCTGCTAGAAAAATTGTGGCCCTTGTTGGTAGGAATGATTCTAGAAAAAGTAGTAAAAATCTCAATAGCTCTGTTGTGCTTTCAAATCTTTCTATTCTTCTGCTAGATGAGGTCACAAGTGGACTTGATTTTGAGGCCGAAAAGGTTGTTCAAGAGGCTCTGGATATTCTCATGTTGGAGAGATCCACTATTATAATAGCTAGGCGCCTTAGTCTTATTCTGCTCTATATTTGACTCTGGAAGttctttcaaattttcatttgcaGATACATGATAGTTCTTTCCTTTAAATACACTTGCAAATTTGCTGGATTTTGTTACATTTACATGTCTTTTCTTCAGCCATTTAGTTTGCACTTGATAGTGTTAAAAGTCTACAGTTTCTAAGCATGTTTTGCATCTGTGTGACAGAGATTCCTATTGATCTGTTCCAAGAAGTGAATTGGTTGTTTGTTCAAGTGTGCCTTCTTACATCTGCATAAGGTAAAAATTTGACCCTATATTTCTTCCTTAGTGTGtaattttctttctaatgaaTCTTTTAGTATTCAATACCTCTCAAACACATACATATCTGTCTGATTCTTTGCTATTTTTCCAAAAGTTAGTTTATAGATGAAAAATTTACAGAATTTATTGTTTCCAATGTTGGCCATTTACTTCAGGGATCTATTATTTTGCCAACTATAATCTTAGGGCAGTTGTCAAAAAGTCATTATCGTGGTTATAGATAAAAATTAATGTAGTATCTGTCTAAAATTTCAATATTGGCAATATGATTGTCTAGAAATGTTTTCTCACTTATACATGACGTATAACATAGATGGTAGGAAAATTGAGCACTATATGGTAGTTACATTTTAGAAATACTAAGATTATGCTTTATGATGCACTGAATCCCTGGTGTTTTGACTCATGATATCCTAGAAGAGTTAACattaattttttctctttgtgAGATGCACTTCCTTACATCATTTCATGGATATGCAGGTTTCAAGTTGTTCTTCTATAGTATCAAATGGACTACAAGAAGTTCCTACAATTCattaaagagaagaagaagagaattctAGATCATAAAGAGGCCTCCTTGAAATGGAAGCAGAAGCTTAAAGCTTGGTTGTTTGTTAATTTCCTTgtgtagttaatttttgaaatttgaagataacattttcatggattgaatgtagtaaatatttagttttgtattggtggtttgtttatattaaataaagattggttgtttgatattatcatgttacaacatgaacattaaagacaatggttagaaatattgtaaaaagtacgtaaccacaacggattttttttatatataaaaagtgataaaaagacaacagttttatctgttgtaaaacatattaaaattatctaccacaacggttttaaaattaatctgttgtaaaaagaatctaccacaacagtttatttctgttgttgaaattatctaccacaacggttttaaaacgttgtcgtatccttcataaacaaattttgagcataaaaacaacaacggataaaaaccgttgtcaaatgtctacaaagacaacggattcaaaaccgttgtcatagggcaatacattctacaacgccctcagttacaacggttttttgaccctacgacaacggataatatccgttatcgtttgtagtttttgttgtagtgattgtggtgttgtgaacaacaagtcGGGTTGTAAGCAACATGAGATAACTCTTAAggagaagagtttttgatgtataccaAAGGGGGAAAatttaggatttaagttaggaaattctcTATATTCACAGAGGGAGATTGTGAAACtcttatgttaagggggagaatgaaggaaactctcattcatgctttggcatgaagaagaagttgaggctataggattagcctaacttaaacgcattgtcaaacatcaaaaagggagagattattggtgtaattttccttggtcaaggttgaccaatttgactaagcttgaattggcttGATGTGTAAGTCTTGAtttttgataatatatggagattgcatgtACAATTATCCATTAGgggagattggtcaaggttgaccagttcgatgtgaagaagagttaaataggttaaagttgacTGGATGCTTGATTGGGAAGTCTTAACTAGAGGATAGGTAAGGGCAAGACCAATGGGAAGGTTAgtagaagaagaaaatctaagcAGATCAATGTTGACCtgacacttggtgtgaaagtcttggtgagtggagCCGGGTGGAAaaacttggtgagtgaagtcaaacagttggaaagtccaagtgagtgaagtcatgtagttagaaagtcctggtgagtgaagttatgctgttaaaaagccctagtgagtaaaactaggtgatgaaaagtcttggtgagtaaagtcaggtagTTAAAAGTCTAGGTAGTTCAATGGTTGACCAAACacctggtgattggaagtccaagtgagtcaaggttgaccggacacttagcacgagacgataagtccaaatggattaaagttgaccagacacttggcacgaggagaaaagtccaagtgggttaaaggattgaccggacacttagtgaaaAAGTTCCAGCAGATCaagatgaccggatgctaggcaagaaggagtcccaataggtcacgattgaccggatgttgggtgaAGAAACCCTAGACTTAGGTTTGAAAGTTAGGGTTGGTAATCGATTAAGATAATCGATTACCATTGCTTAAGCGATTGTCCTAACCGCTTAAGATCAGTAAATGATTAGCCTAATCGCTTAAGAAGAAATTTGCGAAGCACAATGACTTTTAGGTTGGCTTAAGTGATTAGGTTAATTGCTTAAGCCAAGAATTTATGAATTCACATAAGCTTTAACAAGCGATTAAGCAAGGTTGCTTAATTGCTTACGGGTTGTGCTTGCGCAAATATAAATAtacctaatcgattaggctagtCGATTAGGAATGTGTAatcaattagggtaatcgattaaacTTCAGAAAAATAGCCGTTGTGCAAGTTGTTGATGTGGTAGTCAATTAAGgagattcttaatcgattaaggcgcCCAAAGAGCCGAAGAAAAAGGTGGACATGAGCACTGTTTCAGCAACTCTCCTCTCCCACTCTCTTCATCGAGCTCACAGATCTTCACTCCAATTCTTGGAGATTTAGAGAGAAgtgttggtgcacttccaagTTCATCAAGAGGTGTATACAAGTAAAAAGTAAGAAGCTAGAGTTTCAttatgttgtaaatcttgtaagatttcatattGTGTTAGCTttttttgttcttcttcttgtatttctgtGTGTGAGCTtatacaaggcttctccaccttcggattGTTTTCGAAAGGAGGGTTTacatagtggatgtgtgagaaAGGGTCGGaaccttagattagtcacctcatttgaggtcgatactaagtaaatccattTTGTTAGCATTGGAGGAGCTTGTTTTGAGTTTATTCTGCTGCAAATCATCTTCAACGAAGCGagagagttattcaccccccctaactccgaagtgacccaacaagatatattatcaaacattgaaactatAGAGACGGATTACACTAACAATAACTACTATGTAGAAACGATTTTATAACTATAACAATGTATATCATCTAATACAATACTATTATAATATTATAGCAGCTAGTAACATCTATTACTATTTTCaagagattttaattaatttagaattatttttatgaaatttaaataattttaattaacatgATAAAGAGTATTTTAATAGAATATAATAGTTATTACAtcattctagctaaataaaaaattctaaaaatttttaactttaaattctGAATACTATTATATTACAATTACCctttatcaatttaattaaaattatttaaattttattaaaattattttaaataagttaaaatcaatttaaaatagtTATAAAAACTACTAAGTAGTGATTAGACGGTTGAAGAAGTTATTAAATATCTACTTACACTATTACAACAATATTATATGAGATATTACACATTATAATAACTACAAAATAATCTCTACACATCACCTACTAATAGCTAATACAACTCTAAAATAAAAGATTTTCAGAATAAAACATATCAGAGAACAtccctttgaattaattttttttaaaaaaataaaatgtccttttgataatttatataatttagaatgCCCTTTTAGTTTTTACCCAAAATTCTTTTCATTATAAAAGACTTGCATCACACAAATATcttttttctaaataatttttgtcAGCAACCACTCATATCTACCTTACATTCATAAAGGAAAGAGGTGCATAGACTCAAACCACTACACTTAAAAATATTGGAACAGCATTATTCTAATTagcattaaaaaaaacaaatattgaATTTACATGTTATTGTAcaaaaactttttatttttttaccaaGTTACATACAATTTCACACCAACACTTTCAAAGATAAAAgaactatttctatttctatttctatttctattcttGCATTATGAATTGTTGTTGATGTTTTTGGTCTACTGCCATTTGATTTCCTCCATTATCAACTACCATCTCCAGTCGAATGAACGCCCCTAGCAGTTCCATGGTCGTCCATTGGGTTGCCTAATCTTTGAGGAGGCTTCATCTTCCTAAGATGAAACCCCATTATATCACGGTACTCTCCGGTTCCGAGACATCGGTGACAGTAGTCAAGTCCACTCCCACTGCAAACCTTGCACCTGCAATGGTTCATATAATTTACTTCTTATCAGATCTTACCATGCAATTAGGCAGGCAAGTTGGACCGCAGCACAATTAGTTCAAATTCTTTCAAAAGCGAATGGTTTTGTATATTCCATTCTCGTGCAACATGGTGGCAATGTAAACGGTGGTAGCAACATGTGATAACTTAGATCTATCTCACCATCTTGGCCATTCACCCTTGGGAAGCATGGCCAGTTCCAGGCAATTTGTTCTCCCTGcacaaattaagttaaaaatgagAAGTGAgcagaaaaaaatgatgataagaAGAGTGGAGTTTCGGCAAGAACTGTAGAGTTTATGCAGGCAGTACAGATTGATATTTGGATACATAAGAGAGACCTCTTCCTTGGCAATTGTGGCAATCAATTCTTCCACTTCCAGCACAGACGACGCAGGGTGGATCTGGCTTCTTCATTTTCTCTCTTCGGACATTAGACTTTAGAGAATGTaacaaaaaaatgttaaaaatatgGCTTTCCGATACAAAAGAAATGTCTAAACATGTATATGTGATTATTGTTGTCAGCTGACTGCTAATTACAATTAATACAAGTAATTGATGTTTTTCATTGAGAAGAACATATATGGCTTGATTATTGTTGTCAGCTGATCCACATATACGGCTTAATGATGATGATGAACTTAGTGATGATGCACCGAATATTTGTCTAAGAGATGCGGCAAAGTTCATATTTAGCATCTGATTCAATGAACTAACAAAAAACTAACTGATGGTTCATCTTTAAACACtgtcaattttagagaagttgGATTTCAGAAAAGCTAGCAATCTCTAACACATTGGAAGACCTTATACGactgaaaaaaattataattaacccATTAAGCATCATAAGCTTGTGCTCCATTTCCAACGTCATAGTCGATGGTCTTAGACATTTTAATGGTGTGTTTAGTTCACGGAGAGGAATAAAATAGTTATGGGAAAAAAATCAAAAGAGAGTCCAATATTTTTGCTATCCTCAAAAAAGCATCCTATGCTGAAAAAATATCAAAAGACCACCTCATCCTAATTTTTCTTCCAAAATTACCCTTTTTACTTGACCGGTCCAACACTGTATGATAATTTTGGCCAAAACTGTTAAAATGTAGAGCACTTTTGTCAAAATTGTTATAATGTGGATGATTTTGACCTAAACTACTAATCTATGTTAGTCAAAAGTTTTCTATGTTGTAGTAATTTTTGGCAAAAATTGCTACAAGAGTACTTTGAAGCAGTTTTAACCAAGTTGGAGCAATTTGACCAGCGTTGGAacaattttaaccaaaactaCTATAATAGTGTTGGACCAATCTAGTAATTAGTAAAAAAAGGATGGAGCAtccttttaatatttttcaacatAGGGAGCCCTTTTGATTTTTGCTGAATACTTATTCCTAAATGATAGAATAGATAAGGACTAAGTATTGCTTAATTTGGTTTATAAACATAGAATAACTATTCTTATGTTTGGTCACAATAAATGTTATAAAGAATATATAAGGAATAATTCtcacaaaaaaatattaataaaaaattctataaaaagaCATGTCGATctcatcataatagcataatGTGTCTCTCCAGTTCGTCCGACTCAAAGGGACCTAGCTGCCTTGACTTCTGCTCTACTAGTTTGTTCAACGCAACTAGCTTGACCACTCAACCATCTCATTTGGCATTAATAAACACATATAAAACATTTCTTCTCTAGGTCTTCTAATCAAAAGCAATGTCGATCCAAACGTGTAGTTGTGCTATTGTGTGGTGGGATCATAATTTTCCATGAAATACTCATTTTTCACTCAATGGTGAAATTATCAAGAAAATTAAGTGCATATCTATTTGACTCAAAACTTCGATCAGGCAAATGAGATGCACTCGCAAGTCATGATTGATTTGGTATTTAGGTGATGAAGCATCCCATTGCTGTATCATTAAGGTATATAAACACAAATAAAAAAGGGCAACCTAGCGCATGAAGCTCCTGCCTATGCAGGTCCTGGGGAAGGGTTGGACCACGTTGGGTCCGAGTCCTACGGCAGTAACTTTACCGTTGTGCCACGGCTCCTCTTCTTAAGGTATATAAATACAGATACATCAACAATAGTGGCATAGTATATTTTAGTACATATTTATAAGGCAGCAAACAGACATCAACATTTCATTACACATTAATGAGACATGGAATTGTGACAAAACATGGAGCATTACAATCAAACCTAAACGATCGATCTCCTCATCTCAATTGTGTAAACCGTGAGAAATCAGAGAAATAAGGCCTCATTCAGTAGTTCTGGTGTTAGGGAACAAAAATTGAACTTTTAATGAAGGTCTGATAAAACTATGATCCATAAATTGTACCACTATAGTGAGACTCTGCGTTCAAAGGTTACAGTATCTTCTGAAGCTTGAACCCTAGACGACGATCTGTCGTTGTGAATCTGTAAAGGTTTCTCATTTCACACCCTACGTGTAATTTTATTCAGAGAACGCGGAAGATCTAGTTGGGAATGAGCATGGATTGAGAGCGGAGAGCATGAGTTACTGACCGCCGTTCGGACGACCCAGGAAGGCTTGGAGACGGCCAGCCGCGAGGCGCCGTTTACGAGTCGGGGTAGAAAGACGCTCGGCGAGTCGTCGGAGTCTCCAGCGGCCATCGCGAGGACAGAAGGAACCAAAACGGCCATCGGCGTTGTCGATGCGCGGTGGTGTGGCCGGCGTGTTGCGAATTAGATGGCCCAAGTGCGGCCAGGTCTTTACTTCGGGCCTTGTTTACTTGGAAGAGGGGGATAAATAGAAAAACAAAGGACAGAAGAAGAGGAGGGAGAAAGGGAGAAAAAGGGATATCAGATATTTTCACAATTTACACGTCAGATTATGTTTGAAATCCTGTCCAAATTAGTTAGAATGTTTCTGTTTTCATCTTTTATCTAAGTTATAATTTAGATCGAGTCATGTGATTGAAGATCGTCGATGGGCTATCTCCGGTCAATGTCATACAATTCGTCCAATCGTTGACGGCCTCCGGTCAATACCATACAATTCGTCCAACCGTTGACGGTCTCCGGTCATTTAACTCGACCCAAACTATAATCCACATTGGAAGATGAATCTAACAAAGGACCAGCATTGTATACCACCATTAATTTTAACCGGATAAATTGTGAAAGGAAAGAGAACCAGTAATTATGAACTAAACTAGAGGATTTGAATTACAACAAAATGAGAGAGCCATGAGGGAGaggaaatatataaaaaaaaaataaagaaaaaacagCAAATATCAAAAGTGcgtttttttaattattagaataatttaaaaacatttttttattaattaccaaaacaatatcaatctaattttatttcttaaaatattttttattttcggagtatataattttaataattataatcacaTAACGGTTGTTGTTTgtaaatcaaaaagaaaagaagCTGAGTATATATTTTACTAATTTCCATATGTATTCTAATTTCTAATCTGCGTTTTATCCTCCTTATACGCTTCTTGCCACCATCAAAATTAGATATTTTCCTTATTGGAGCAAAAGCCATAATACTCATCCGAGAGTTAGTGAGAATACCTCAAAATATAAAGTGAGAATATCTTAATTTGAGATATAGAGAGTTTTGATATAGcgataaaattattttcatataattttatgatcacgggttcaaatcacataaataaatttttaaaaaagatatttcTCTAAATATTCTCTATTAA includes these proteins:
- the LOC122024385 gene encoding uncharacterized protein LOC122024385 isoform X1: MAVLVPSVLAMAAGDSDDSPSVFLPRLVNGASRLAVSKPSWVVRTASNVRREKMKKPDPPCVVCAGSGRIDCHNCQGRGRTNCLELAMLPKGEWPRWCKVCSGSGLDYCHRCLGTGEYRDIMGFHLRKMKPPQRLGNPMDDHGTARGVHSTGDGS
- the LOC122024385 gene encoding uncharacterized protein LOC122024385 isoform X2 codes for the protein MAVLVPSVLAMAAGDSDDSPSVFLPRLVNGASRLAVSKPSWVVRTASNVRREKMKKPDPPCVVCAGSGRIDCHNCQGRGLSYVSKYQSGEQIAWNWPCFPRVNGQDGARFAVGVDLTTVTDVSEPESTVI